The Microbulbifer sp. YPW1 genome contains the following window.
AAGTCTCGATAGTACTGGTAACCCACTGCCTCGACCATCTCGATGGAAACCAGCTTATCGAACTGCCCTTCCAGTTCCCGATAATCCTTGAGCAGCAAGGTTACCCGGTCCTCAAGTCCCTCGCGCGCTACCCAGGCTTTTGCGTACTCATACTGCTCTTTTGAGATGGTGGTGGTGGTTACCCGGCAGCCATACTTCTTGGCCGCATACACCGCCATCCCACCCCAGCCGGTGCCGATTTCCAGCAGGTGATCCGTTTCCTTGAGCTGCAACTTGCGGCAGATTCGCGCCAGCTTGAACTCCGACGCCTCGGCGAGGCTCGCATCTTTGGACGGGAACACCGCCGAGGAGTAGAGCATTGTCGGGTCCAGAAACAGACCAAAAAAGTCGTTCCCCAGGTCGTAGTGGGCAGAGATATTGCGACGGGAGCCGCGCAGTGAATTGCCGTTCAGTGCATGCAATGCTTTAAGGGCAATTTTATTCAGGAAGTTCCATTTTGAATCGAGGCTTTCCAGCAACGCCATATTGGCGGTCATCAAGCGGATCACCTGCACCAGATCTGGTGAGCGCCAGGCACCATCCATATAGGCCTCGCCAGACCCGATTGATCCATTGAGCACCACCTGCGCATACAGGGTCGGATCTGTCACAACGATATGCGCTTCGATATGAGAAGTACCGGCGGGTGCACCAAACACCAGTGGACCACCGGATTCGGAATGGTTCCCTTGATTTGCCGAGGCCAATGCATACTGCTCGTGCACGAACAGTGTCCCCACGCTCACGCTCTTTAGCTTTTCCAGGAGCAGCCATCTGCACAGGCGCTCGAACCGGGATATCGGGGTTGTACGGCGAGCGCTGGAAAGATTGTCCTGCTCGTTCGCGGCATCAAGTACAACACCTGTTTTCATCCCCGCTTGCCCCGCGACGTTTTCTGAAAGTTCCCTGTTCGCTTGGGCGAGGAAATCTGCCCCGCTGGCAGGGGCCGATTTGTATCCAGACTTCATATCGATTGCTCTCCGGCTCTAAATTGATATTCGATTGCGTCACAGCTAGTGGGCACTCTTGCTTGCTGCCCAACAATAGCAGCTATAAAGGCCGCTTCTTCCCCGGATGGGTAAACAGGGGAATACGCTTCACCAGAAGCTTCAGTGCCTGCCAGTATATTGAGATGATGATTTTTACGGTGTGAAGAGGAAACTGGATCAGTTTTTTGCGCAGCGCCGCCCCACTGATCTCCTCGCGCTTCAGGGTCATACAGGCGTCAAACACCCGCTCCTGCCCCTGCACGGATTGGATACGGATGGAAAGCCTGTCACCGGGCAGCGTGCTTCGCCACAGGTAGCGCTGGTCCAGCGGCATAAACGGGGATACATGCAGTTCCTTGCGGAATTCGGTCTTATGCACCCCCTCCTGGGACCGCACGTCCAATACGTAGCCGTGCCGCTCGTTCCAGGGCGTGTTGTGCACATCCACCAGCAAGTATTCCACCGCCTGACCGGCACGATCAAAGCAGTAATACACGCTGATGGGATTCATGTTGTAGCCGAAATAGCGCCAGTTCGCGAGTAGCGCAATGGGACCTTCAGGGCGCACACCACTCTCTTCATACACCCGCGCCCGCACGGCCTGCTCCAGCGGGACAGACGGGTCTCCGTAGAAGTCACCCCGACAGAATCGCGCCGGCGCTCCGGGCTTGTCAGACCATAATCGCGTTTGCGCAAAGAGCATTGGCAGTTCGTCGAGAAACGCATACACCATAAAGCCCCGATAGCGGAAGCTGTGCTCCCGGGGCTGTATGCGTCTGTGCTGGATCCAGCCAGTGTAAAGTCCACTGCGCACTAGAAATCGACTCCCAATCCTCTTGCCACACGAATCGCACTTACCACCCCGTCCTCATGGAAGCCATTGGCCCAGTAGGCGCCGCAGAACCAGGTACGCTTGACACCATTAATTTCCGACCAGCGGGACTGTGCATGGGTGCCATCTACCGAAAACTGGGGATGGGAGTACTCGTAGCGGCCAATGACTTTTTCCGGGTCAATGGCATGGTCCGCATTCAGGGTGACGCAGTAGGTTTTGTCTGTATCCAACCGCTGCAGGATATTCATGTTGTAGGTGAGCGCCGGCAGGCTGTCGTGGGCACCCTGCAGCCGGTAATTCCAGCTTGCCCAAGCGCTGCGGCGACGGGGCAACAGGCCGATATCCGTGTGCAACACGACGGAATTTTTCTCATAGGGAATCTGCCCGAGGATGTCCTGCTCTTGTGCATCAGCATCGCCAAGCATTGCCAGCGCCTGGTCGGAATGACAGGCAAATATCACCTGATCAAACACCTCCTGTCGGGATTCACCCAGGTCGTTCCGATATTCCAGGATCACCCCCTCCTCCTGCCGGACCAGCTTCTGCACCGGCGAGGACAGTCGGATACGGTCAGAAAATCCACGCACCATTGGCTCGATATAGCTTCGAGATCCCCCCTGAATCACGCGCCACTGCGGCCTGTTGAATATGTTCAGCAAACCATGGTTGTAGAAGAAGCGGATAAAGAAATCCACGGAGAAATCCAGCATCCGGGACATACTCGCAGACCAGATGGCCGATCCCATAGGCACCAAATAGCGCGAAGAAAATTCAGCCGAATAACCGTTGCTATCAAGATAGTGACCCAGGGTCATCGACGGGCTCAATTCACCATCGCGCCAGTCACTCACCGCGTCGCGGTTGAAGCGCACAATATCCTTGAGCATCCGCCAGTGCCCGCCATCCAGAAGATTGCGGCGCTGGGCAAACAGGGAATTGAGGCTATTACCCGCATACTCAAACTCGCGTCCACCCTGCTCTTTGCCCGCCTCATGTAATTGCGGTGTCGACACACTGAAGCCCATATCCGTAGGCTGGGATTCCACACCGAGCTTGTTCATCAGCTTGATGAAATTCGGGTAGGTCCAGTCGTTAAAGACAATAAAACCGGTATCTATTGCGAGCGTCCTGTCACCTTCGCTCACATCAATAGTGGCGGTGTGCCCGCCGAGGCGGTCATCTGCCTCGAACAGGGTGATGTCATATTTTTCGTGTAACAAATGTGCCGCGGTCAATCCTGAAATACCACTGCCAACGATGGCGATTTTCATCAACCTCTCCTCAATTTTTTAATTCTGGTCATACGAGGCGCACACACAGCAAACCACACGGGCCGCAGAAAACCCAGTAACCGCAAGGGCCAACTCATTCGACGGGGAAAATCGATCACACTCTTGCCACGCCTTATTCCGGAAAGAATCCGACGGGCCGCCTCGTCTGGCGCCATCAGGAATGGCATCTCGAAGTCATTTTCTCGGGTCAAGGGTGTATCGATAAAGCCGGGGCGAACCAAAACGGACCGCAGGGCAACATTTGATGTATCCGCGCGCAGCGCATCCATAAAATATTGAAGTGCCGCCTTTGACGCACCATAGGCCTCAGCACGCGGAAACCCCACCACCGATGACAGACTGCCCAGCGCCACAAATACGGGCGCTCGCACATTGTTAAGTAGCGGCAAAGCCACACGCAGAGTATTCACTACGCCAAAGAAATTACTGTCGAACACCCTGCGGTAGCTCGCAATATCCAGGGATAGATCGTCGTCATACTCGCAGGTGCCGGCACAGGCAATCACCAGATCAAGCTGGTCCGTAATGTCTCTCAGCAATGCGCCCGCTTCGGCCATGGAAGCATCATCGCCCACATCACAGGGCAAAACCTTGACCAATTTGGGAGCCGGCTTCTGTAGCTCCAGCAGTGCGTCGCGATTCCGACCGCTGATGATTACAAAATGCCCCTCACCGGTCAGCATGTGTACCAGCGCAGCGCCAATACCCGAACTTGCACCGGTAATCCAGATAGTCTGCTTGTCAGCAGGGTGAACACTTTTAGGCATAAGTGCACCTCCCGCGGCCATCTCTCAGCGGTTCATGATGTAGATGGCCGGTCATTGGCTTTGCGCTCCATTACCGCCGGCGATGCCCCGCTTCACGTAGCGCAGCACCGATCCCAGTAGTGGCACCTGCTCGTACACCATGGCGCCGAGATCATAGATATCTTCGTGTGCCAGCACGCGATCCTGCTCCAGGTCCAGGCGCAACAAGGATGCGCCCCTCAGGCTCAGCAGCTTGCCGCCACTCAGGCGGGGATGGCGATAATGCATGGTCCACCAGAGATTCAGGGTATTGCCTTCGATCAGGGTTTGATCGAATTCGAACCTGCACTCCTGCAGGTTCTTGGCGACACCTGCAAAATACCCCTGCATGTCACCAAGCCCGTGAATTCGATGAACCGGATCAGAGAACTCCACATTTTCCGCGTAAACTTCGGCGATTGAGCCGGGATCTGCCGCCAAAAAATCGGAGTACAGCCTTTTAATGCGATTTACCAGCGATGCCATATTGCCCCTCCCGGGCGTCACGTAAGGACGAGTACCTTTGATTACGCCGCCAAATGCCAATCAGATTACCACCCGGTCACAATATTCCTGCGCCCGATATCGGCCCCGGGAGCTGGGCTTGGTAAAGAGTGTGACCCGCAATTGATCCAAACCGGAAAATGCTGCGTAGAACACCGTGAACAGTAGGTAAGCCAAGCAGCTGAAGACCATTGTCAGTACAATGGTCGAAATGGAACACATAAACAGTGAGTCAAACAATAGTGCAGGCTTCTGATCAGGCCAGAAATGACGAGTGGAGCAAACTGCTGATCCGCGTTGGGCGACATCGAGATCGCGCAGCGTTCGAGCAGCTGTATTGCCATTTCTCTCCCTTGATAAAAGGGTTCCAGTTCAGTCGCGGAGGGCAGAGTTCAGCGTCGGAAGCGGCGGACGAACTTGTGCAGGAGGTGATGTTCAAGGTGTGGCGTAAGGCACCGAGCTTCAATCCCGACAAGGCCGCTGCGAGCACATGGATATACACCATCATGCGCAACTGTCGCATCGACGCGTTGCGTCGCCATGGCCGGCAGCCAGATACCGATGAAAGCCTGAACGTAGAGGATATTTGGGATGACAGCCAGGACGACCAGCCCCTGATCTACCTGCAGCAGTCACGCAGTGAAAGCGCAGTAGCAGACGGCTTGCAGAGCCTCCCGCCGGAGCAGAGCCATGTGATTGAGAAAGCCTATATAGAGGGCAAATCACACAGTGAGATCTCCGAGGAACTGGGTCTCCCCCTGGGCACTGTAAAGTCGCGAGTACGACTGGCCCTCAAGAAACTACAAAGCACCATTGTCAGGTAGGTCACTATGATTCATCACCATCCAGACAACAACATGCTCCTGGAATACGCCAGCGGAAGCCTGAACTGGGCCCACAGTATCGTGGTAGCGGCCCACCTGCAGCTGTGCCCGAAATGCGCAGCCGATCTCAAGCTTCTCAATGGTATCGGCGGCAATTTGCTGGCAACCAGTGCGCCCGTGCCTGCCAGCGCCCCGGATCAGGAAAAACAATCTTTCGAGCAGCTGATGCGCCGGATCGACTCCGATAACCAGTCGTCCGAGCCGTCAGAAGCACCCAAGGAAAAGGCACCGAGACCCGCCCTGCCCCGCAAACTGGCAAAAGATCCGGTGTTCGCATCTGTTCCCCCGGTAGTCGGAAAGTTGCTCGGGCAAAACTCAGCATTGCGCTGGCGTCGCCTCTCCAAGGGGTTGAAGGAAGCGCGCTTGAAAACCGGACAATGCCAGCACGAAGTCGCCTTCCACCGTATCGCGCCGGGTAATAAGGTGGCCGAGCACGATCACCGCGGCACGGAGATCACTATGGTGCTTTACGGCAGCTTTTCTGATGCCGATGGCATTTATTCTCCCGGGGACTTCCTGGTACGCGAGCCGGGCGAAACCCATCGCCCCACCGCCACCCAGGATCACGAATGCCTGTGCCTGTCCGTGGTAGAGGCACCGGTGGCACTGACCGGGCTGATGGGAAAACTGGTCAACCCGTTTCTCTCTTTCCGGCCGCAGTAGCCGCGAGTCAAGAAATTCAGCAGGCAAAAAAAATCCCGGGGTCTACCCGGGATTTTTTATTGCATTCGCGTTAATTCATCTCTGCCAGTTCAACGCCACTACCACTGCTGCCATTGCGCTGGAAGCGACTGCGCAGGGTATCCCAGCGCTCGCGCACCGCGTCCAGCTTTGCCGCACGCACATGGCCAAAGCCCCGCACCTGTTGCGGCAGTGCCAACAGCTCCGCGGCAAGCTCCCTGTTGCCAGTGCCCAGACCTGCAGCCACGTCCAGCACGGACTGACGCACTTCCCGCGCCCAGCTGCGCTCCTGACGACGCTCCTGGGTATAGCCGAACACATCCAGCGGGGTACCGCGCAAGACCTTGCCCCTGGCGAGCATTGGTAACAACTTGGCCAGCCAGGGCCCAAGGGCGATTTTGCGAATGCGCCCACTTGAATCCGGACGCGCAAGCAGCGGCGGCGCCATCAGGAATTTCAGTTTGTAGTCACCGCTGAAGGTTTCGCGCAGCTGACGCTGGAACGCCTCGCCACTGTACAATCGCGCCACCTCATACTCATCCTTGTAGGCCATGGCCTTGAACAGGCTCAGGGCTGCGGTGCGGGTAAGCGTATCTCCGGTCACCGCACTCCCGGACGCCATCAGCTTGCGTTCGGCGGCGTGTAACTTTTCGATCACCGCGGTGAAACGGCGGGCATAAGCGGCATTCTGGTATGCAGTCAGCTCTCCGGCCAGGCGCGCCACCAGCTGGTCGACGCCCTCCTCGGGCTCCACCAGCTTGACCACCTGTGCAGGGCTGAGCAGCTGCTCGATGGCCTGCGGGTTTTCCACCAGCAGACGGCCGGCGCGGAATGCGCGCAGGTTGTTTTCAACCGCCACCCCATTCAACTCCACCGCGCGCTCGATGGCATTTTGCGATACCGGCAACAGCCCCTGCTGGCAGGCATAACCCATCATCATCAGATTGGCCGCCACCGTATCGCCAAACAGCGCTTCCGCGTAGCGGTTGGCATCCAGCGCGTGGTATTCCCCAGCCACAGACTCAATGCTCTGTGCAGTTTCATCGGCGGGGAACGC
Protein-coding sequences here:
- a CDS encoding NAD(P)/FAD-dependent oxidoreductase → MKIAIVGSGISGLTAAHLLHEKYDITLFEADDRLGGHTATIDVSEGDRTLAIDTGFIVFNDWTYPNFIKLMNKLGVESQPTDMGFSVSTPQLHEAGKEQGGREFEYAGNSLNSLFAQRRNLLDGGHWRMLKDIVRFNRDAVSDWRDGELSPSMTLGHYLDSNGYSAEFSSRYLVPMGSAIWSASMSRMLDFSVDFFIRFFYNHGLLNIFNRPQWRVIQGGSRSYIEPMVRGFSDRIRLSSPVQKLVRQEEGVILEYRNDLGESRQEVFDQVIFACHSDQALAMLGDADAQEQDILGQIPYEKNSVVLHTDIGLLPRRRSAWASWNYRLQGAHDSLPALTYNMNILQRLDTDKTYCVTLNADHAIDPEKVIGRYEYSHPQFSVDGTHAQSRWSEINGVKRTWFCGAYWANGFHEDGVVSAIRVARGLGVDF
- a CDS encoding ChrR family anti-sigma-E factor → MIHHHPDNNMLLEYASGSLNWAHSIVVAAHLQLCPKCAADLKLLNGIGGNLLATSAPVPASAPDQEKQSFEQLMRRIDSDNQSSEPSEAPKEKAPRPALPRKLAKDPVFASVPPVVGKLLGQNSALRWRRLSKGLKEARLKTGQCQHEVAFHRIAPGNKVAEHDHRGTEITMVLYGSFSDADGIYSPGDFLVREPGETHRPTATQDHECLCLSVVEAPVALTGLMGKLVNPFLSFRPQ
- a CDS encoding cyclopropane-fatty-acyl-phospholipid synthase family protein encodes the protein MKTGVVLDAANEQDNLSSARRTTPISRFERLCRWLLLEKLKSVSVGTLFVHEQYALASANQGNHSESGGPLVFGAPAGTSHIEAHIVVTDPTLYAQVVLNGSIGSGEAYMDGAWRSPDLVQVIRLMTANMALLESLDSKWNFLNKIALKALHALNGNSLRGSRRNISAHYDLGNDFFGLFLDPTMLYSSAVFPSKDASLAEASEFKLARICRKLQLKETDHLLEIGTGWGGMAVYAAKKYGCRVTTTTISKEQYEYAKAWVAREGLEDRVTLLLKDYRELEGQFDKLVSIEMVEAVGYQYYRDFFSRCSALLKPHGLMVMQAITIQDQRFEQYKNSVDFIQRYIFPGGCLPSNKVVADNIAAHTDMQIVGLDDITFDYAMTLRSWRKAFFERIDEVRQQGFDERFINMWDFYFCYCEGGFLERVISTAQFTFAKPRCNTLPSLN
- a CDS encoding SDR family oxidoreductase, which codes for MPKSVHPADKQTIWITGASSGIGAALVHMLTGEGHFVIISGRNRDALLELQKPAPKLVKVLPCDVGDDASMAEAGALLRDITDQLDLVIACAGTCEYDDDLSLDIASYRRVFDSNFFGVVNTLRVALPLLNNVRAPVFVALGSLSSVVGFPRAEAYGASKAALQYFMDALRADTSNVALRSVLVRPGFIDTPLTRENDFEMPFLMAPDEAARRILSGIRRGKSVIDFPRRMSWPLRLLGFLRPVWFAVCAPRMTRIKKLRRG
- a CDS encoding nuclear transport factor 2 family protein produces the protein MASLVNRIKRLYSDFLAADPGSIAEVYAENVEFSDPVHRIHGLGDMQGYFAGVAKNLQECRFEFDQTLIEGNTLNLWWTMHYRHPRLSGGKLLSLRGASLLRLDLEQDRVLAHEDIYDLGAMVYEQVPLLGSVLRYVKRGIAGGNGAQSQ
- a CDS encoding sigma-70 family RNA polymerase sigma factor; this translates as MSQTIVQASDQARNDEWSKLLIRVGRHRDRAAFEQLYCHFSPLIKGFQFSRGGQSSASEAADELVQEVMFKVWRKAPSFNPDKAAASTWIYTIMRNCRIDALRRHGRQPDTDESLNVEDIWDDSQDDQPLIYLQQSRSESAVADGLQSLPPEQSHVIEKAYIEGKSHSEISEELGLPLGTVKSRVRLALKKLQSTIVR
- a CDS encoding DUF1365 domain-containing protein; translation: MRSGLYTGWIQHRRIQPREHSFRYRGFMVYAFLDELPMLFAQTRLWSDKPGAPARFCRGDFYGDPSVPLEQAVRARVYEESGVRPEGPIALLANWRYFGYNMNPISVYYCFDRAGQAVEYLLVDVHNTPWNERHGYVLDVRSQEGVHKTEFRKELHVSPFMPLDQRYLWRSTLPGDRLSIRIQSVQGQERVFDACMTLKREEISGAALRKKLIQFPLHTVKIIISIYWQALKLLVKRIPLFTHPGKKRPL